A part of Paenibacillus sp. 481 genomic DNA contains:
- a CDS encoding class I SAM-dependent methyltransferase: MHSSVKKLFDAVANDYDRQRKQLIPCFDEFYGMAVSLVESINPSPSILDLGAGTGLFSSMVLQKYPTSQITLVDLSEKMLEGARARFHPLDNIQYVVGDYTNLNFPQSYDIVISSLSIHHLTHTAKRQLFSTVYQSLHDGGIFVNADQVAGHNSQNDDYYKRRWLAHINESGLTEESINASVERRKLDINAKLGDQINWMEQAGFHDVDCMYKHFDFAVFYGRK, from the coding sequence ATGCATTCATCGGTGAAAAAACTGTTTGATGCTGTTGCCAATGATTATGATCGGCAAAGAAAACAACTGATCCCTTGTTTTGACGAGTTTTATGGAATGGCCGTATCCTTGGTTGAAAGTATAAATCCCTCACCAAGCATTCTTGATCTTGGTGCAGGTACCGGACTTTTTTCAAGCATGGTCCTCCAAAAGTACCCTACCTCGCAGATTACACTTGTTGATCTTAGCGAAAAAATGTTAGAGGGCGCACGTGCAAGGTTTCACCCATTAGACAATATTCAATATGTCGTCGGAGACTATACTAACTTAAACTTCCCCCAATCCTATGACATTGTCATTTCTTCATTGTCGATCCATCACCTGACCCACACAGCCAAAAGACAATTGTTTTCCACCGTTTATCAGTCACTACATGACGGCGGTATTTTTGTAAATGCAGACCAAGTTGCCGGTCATAACTCGCAGAACGATGATTATTATAAGCGACGTTGGTTAGCACACATTAACGAAAGTGGTCTTACCGAGGAGTCCATTAATGCCTCCGTAGAAAGAAGAAAGTTAGATATCAATGCAAAGCTAGGGGATCAAATCAATTGGATGGAGCAAGCCGGATTTCATGATGTAGATTGCATGTATAAACACTTCGACTTTGCTGTTTTTTACGGACGAAAATGA
- a CDS encoding L-lactate permease codes for MLVETFDPFHNLLVSSLVAAIPILLFLLCLTVFKMKGIYAALLNLAVTFLIAVFLFNLPIGESIASVIQGTIQGVWPIGYIIIMAVWLYKISVVSGKFDVLRASISGISQDQRIQLLLIGFCFNAFLEGAAGFGVPIAICAVLLVALGFNPLQAAMLCLIANAASGAFGAVGIPVAILDTLNLAGHVTSMNVSMMTALTLPLINFTIPFLLIFIMNGFKGIKEVLPAILVVATTYTVTQVVITLFLGPELANIIPALLSMGALALFLRTWKPKHIFLLHNQETEIVHHTAGDVIKAWSPFYLLSLFVLAWSLPAFKQLFMQGGALAFTKLQFGIPGSTLSSSIDFVSATGTAILLACLVTILTTKSISMAASVELLGKTVSEFWISIVMICAVLGIAKLMTYAGLTNALGESVAKTGTLFPLLSPVLGWIGVFMTGSVVNSNTLFASIQATAASIVGTNSTLLVTANTAGGVMAKLISPQSIAIATAAVSATGKESELTKMTIRYSVGLLAFVCIWTFILSLFL; via the coding sequence GGTGTCCTCCTTGGTTGCGGCCATTCCCATTCTATTATTTCTTCTGTGTTTGACGGTATTTAAAATGAAAGGGATCTATGCGGCCTTGTTGAACTTGGCCGTTACCTTTTTGATAGCCGTGTTTCTATTTAACTTGCCTATCGGTGAGTCGATTGCCAGTGTCATACAGGGCACCATTCAAGGGGTTTGGCCCATCGGTTATATTATTATCATGGCCGTTTGGTTGTACAAAATCTCGGTCGTATCCGGAAAGTTTGACGTATTACGCGCAAGTATTTCGGGCATTTCACAAGACCAGCGAATCCAGCTGCTGCTGATCGGATTTTGCTTTAATGCATTCCTTGAAGGCGCAGCGGGCTTTGGTGTTCCCATTGCCATCTGTGCCGTGCTATTAGTTGCATTAGGATTCAATCCCTTGCAAGCCGCCATGCTCTGCCTCATCGCTAATGCTGCTTCAGGGGCATTTGGTGCCGTTGGTATTCCTGTAGCCATCTTAGACACATTGAATTTGGCGGGGCACGTCACTTCCATGAATGTCTCCATGATGACAGCTCTAACCTTGCCCCTTATTAATTTCACGATTCCATTCTTACTTATTTTCATTATGAATGGATTCAAAGGGATTAAAGAAGTATTGCCCGCTATTTTGGTTGTTGCTACGACCTATACCGTCACTCAAGTTGTGATCACCTTATTTTTAGGACCAGAACTAGCTAATATTATTCCTGCTCTATTAAGTATGGGTGCGCTCGCTTTATTTTTACGAACATGGAAGCCGAAGCATATTTTCTTACTCCACAACCAAGAAACCGAAATCGTCCACCATACCGCGGGTGATGTTATTAAGGCGTGGTCGCCCTTTTATTTATTAAGCTTGTTTGTGTTAGCTTGGAGCCTGCCCGCATTTAAACAGTTGTTTATGCAAGGCGGTGCGCTTGCGTTTACCAAATTGCAGTTCGGCATACCCGGTTCCACGTTAAGTTCAAGCATTGATTTCGTTAGTGCAACGGGAACAGCTATATTGTTGGCGTGCTTAGTCACGATACTGACAACCAAATCAATCAGTATGGCAGCAAGCGTTGAATTGCTTGGCAAAACCGTATCCGAGTTTTGGATTTCCATTGTGATGATTTGCGCCGTTCTCGGCATCGCGAAGTTAATGACGTATGCAGGTTTAACAAATGCGTTAGGTGAATCCGTTGCAAAAACGGGAACCTTGTTTCCCTTATTATCGCCGGTACTCGGATGGATTGGCGTATTTATGACGGGGTCAGTCGTAAACAGCAATACTTTGTTCGCCTCTATTCAGGCTACGGCGGCAAGTATTGTAGGAACCAACTCAACCTTACTGGTTACCGCTAACACGGCTGGCGGAGTGATGGCCAAACTCATTTCCCCACAATCCATTGCCATCGCAACAGCTGCCGTATCGGCAACAGGTAAGGAATCGGAATTAACGAAAATGACCATTCGCTACAGTGTTGGATTACTCGCATTTGTTTGTATATGGACATTTATTTTGTCCCTCTTTTTGTAG